One window of the Camelina sativa cultivar DH55 chromosome 1, Cs, whole genome shotgun sequence genome contains the following:
- the LOC104704915 gene encoding uncharacterized protein LOC104704915, with amino-acid sequence MRDLDNNKNNVVKTIARWCLLLQAIMMISSNALVLEGPGYVNMNITIRNAMKGLNRPEIVYRCQSKHKDYGWHRASKPGAQFSIPIILINGESKIPSIHICHIRSVLGKATLVIQNTFLDAEMCPYSSCAHEVTPKGIMFKGPEWDFKTIFPRLVPVEYLELPWTPWPSRT; translated from the coding sequence atgagGGATCttgacaacaacaagaacaacgtCGTCAAAACCATAGCTCGATGGTGTCTTCTTTTACAAGCCATCATGATGATCTCTTCTAACGCCTTGGTTCTTGAAGGACCCGGCTACGTAAACATGAACATAACAATTCGTAACGCAATGAAAGGATTAAACCGCCCGGAGATCGTCTATCGATGCCAGTCTAAACACAAAGACTACGGTTGGCATCGAGCTTCAAAGCCAGGAGCCCAATTTTCAATACCAATCATCCTCATAAATGGCGAAAGCAAAATACCGTCGATTCACATCTGCCATATCCGGTCTGTCTTAGGAAAAGCCACACTCGTGATCCAAAACACCTTTCTTGATGCTGAGATGTGCCCTTATTCGTCATGTGCTCACGAGGTAACCCCAAAAGGGATCATGTTTAAAGGCCCAGAATGGGATTTCAAAACCATATTCCCAAGGCTCGTACCAGTTGAGTATCTAGAATTGCCGTGGACACCTTGGCCAAGCCGAACGTGA
- the LOC104780627 gene encoding methyl-CpG-binding domain-containing protein 11, with product MGGEEEVVSVELPAPSSWKKLFYPNKAGTVKKTEIVFVAPTGEEISNRKQLEQYLKSHPGNPAIADFDWTTSGTPRRSARISEKTKATPSPDKEPPKKRGRTKSSGSKKDTEADKSEEGGEEKSHVQEDTQMNPSEGNAENKNATVKNGYGETEKLNDAKDDMVVEGTPNAAPVQEAGESMKEKALDIVDDSSKERVESQTDKVEETGVTEKNSIETENNIVEGSGEEKKETAGKGAPDSEAKTRNHEGNGLTTEVEWKEKTAE from the exons ATGGGTGGTGAAGAGGAAGTTGTATCTGTTGAGCTACCTGCACCTTCTTCTTGGAAGAAACTg ttttatCCCAACAAGGCGGGGACAGTGAAGAAGACGGAGATTGTGTTTGTTGCTCCAACGGGTGAGGAAATCAGTAACAGAAAGCAGCTGGAGCAATATCTCAAATCGCACCCTGGAAACCCTGCTATTGCAGACTTTGATTGGACGACTAGTGGGACACCTAGGAGATCTGCAAGAATCAGTGAGAAGACTAAGGCAACGCCTTCACCAGATAAAGAGCCACCAAAGAAGCGAGGTAGAACCAAATCTTCAGGGTCAAAGAAAGATACAGAAGCTGACAAATCAGAGGAAGGAGGAGAGGAAAAATCTCATGTGCAAGAAGATACTCAAATGAATCCTTCAGAGGGTAATGCCGAGAATAAGAATGCAACTGTTAAGAATGGCTATGGTGAAACAGAGAAATTGAATGATGCAAAAGACGACATGGTTGTGGAGGGAACTCCTAATGCGGCCCCAGTTCAAGAAGCAGGTGAGTCTATGAAGGAGAAAGCACTTGATATTGTTGATGATAGTAGTAAGGAGAGAGTGGAGTCTCAGACTGACAAAGTTGAAGAGACTGGCGTAACAGAGAAGAACTCAATTGAAACAGAGAATAACATCGTTGAAGGTAGTggtgaggagaagaaggaaactgCAGGCAAAGGAGCACCTGATTCTGAAGCCAAGACCAGAAACCATGAGGGAAATGGGCTGACAACAGAAGTTGAGTGGAAAGAGAAAACGGCAGAATAG
- the LOC104780666 gene encoding phosphatidylcholine:diacylglycerol cholinephosphotransferase 1, whose protein sequence is MKSPPRISYITHLSSNSQKCPSPLTLTAMSATAAKPAVSRRHVSNGNHTNNVAIENDHNHQRPVAGDTNTRMEIAAKNNGYANGVGGGGWRSKASFMTWTTRDVVYVARHHWIPCMFAAGLLFFMGVEYTLQMIPARSEPFDLGFVATRSLNRVLASSPDLNTVLAALNTVFVLMQTTYIVWTWLVEGRARATISALFMFTCRGILGYSTQLPLPQDFLGSGVDFPVGNVSFFLFFSGHVAGSMIASLDMRRMQRFKLARVFDILNVLQSIRLLGTRGHYTIDLAVGVGAGILFDSLAGKYEEMSRRHHLGTGFSLISKDSLVN, encoded by the exons ATGAAATCTCCGCCTCGTATCTCTTATATAACACATCTCTCTTCAAACTCCCAAAAATGTCCCTCTCCGTTAACTCTAACGGCCATGTCAGCCACCGCAGCTAAACCCGCCGTCTCTCGCCGTCACGTATCTAACGGAAACCACACTAACAACGTCGCCATTGAGAACGATCACAACCACCAACGCCCCGTCGCCGGAGATACAAACACTCGAATGGAGATCGCTGCTAAGAACAACGGCTACGCCAACGGtgtcggaggaggaggatggaGGAGCAAGGCGTCGTTCATGACGTGGACGACGCGTGACGTTGTCTACGTGGCGAGACACCATTGGATACCGTGCATGTTCGCTGCCGGGCTTTTGTTCTTCATGGGGGTCGAGTACACGCTCCAGATGATACCCGCGAGATCTGAACCGTTCGATCTTGGGTTTGTGGCCACGCGCTCTTTAAATCGCGTCTTAGCATCTTCCCCGGATCTAAACACTGTTCTAGCCGCACTAAACACG GTGTTCGTATTGATGCAAACAACGTATATTGTATGGACATGGTTAGTGGAAGGACGAGCACGAGCAACCATCTCGGCTTTATTCATGTTCACGTGTCGCGGCATTCTCGGCTACTCTACTCAGCTTCCTCTCCCTCAG GATTTTTTAGGATCAGGAGTTGATTTTCCAGTGGGAAAcgtctctttcttcctcttcttctcggGCCACGTTGCCGGCTCGATGATCGCATCACTGGACATGAGGAGAATGCAGAGGTTTAAGCTGGCGAGGGTTTTTGACATCCTCAATGTATTACAATCGATCAGGCTGCTCGGTACAAGAGGACACTACACCATCGACCTTGCGGTTGGAGTTGGCGCTGGGATTCTCTTTGACTCACTGGCCGGGAAGTACGAAGAGATGAGCAGAAGACACCACCTAGGAACTGGTTTTAGTTTGATATCGAAAGACTCTCTAGtcaattaa
- the LOC104780648 gene encoding glucan endo-1,3-beta-glucosidase 14-like, translating into MDYSVSLRKSRTSHMGFSSFFLSFLFVFSILSSQTAVAFIGTYGINYGRIADNLPPPDAVATLLKSAKIRNIRIYDADHSVLTAFRGTGIEIIVGLGNEFLKDISVGEDRAMNWLKENVEPFIRGGTKISGIAVGNEILGGTDIGLWEALLPAAKNVYSALRRLGLHNVVEVSSPHSEAVFANSYPPSSCTFRDDVAPFMKPLLAFFWQIQSPFYINAYPFLAYKSDPITIDLNYAIFEKNKGILDPKTKLHYDNMFDAMVDASYAALEKAGYTKVPVIVSETGWASKGDADEPGASLKNARTYNRNLRKRLLKRKGTPYRPDMMVRAYVFALFNENSKPGPTSERNFGLFKPDGTISYDIGFTGLKSSSSTTRCHVWSSLASASLVMFLLLFLHR; encoded by the exons ATGGATTATAGTGTTTCTCTTCGAAAGTCTCGTACTTCACATAtgggtttctcttctttcttcctctcgtttctctttgtcttctccATCCTCTCTTCACAAACGGCCGTAGCATTCATAGGAACATACGGTATAAACTACGGTCGCATAGCAGACAATCTTCCGCCTCCAGATGCGGTAGCAACTCTCCTTAAATCAGCAAAGATCAGAAATATCCGTATATACGATGCTGACCACTCTGTCCTCACGGCCTTCCGTGGGACAGGGATCGAAATCATCGTTGGCTTAGGCAACGAGTTTCTTAAGGACATAAGCGTTGGTGAAGACCGTGCCATGAACTGGCTTAAGGAAAACGTCGAGCCTTTTATACGAGGTGGTACTAAAATTAGCGGTATCGCGGTTGGGAACGAGATTTTAGGTGGCACTGATATCGGGCTTTGGGAAGCTCTTTTACCTGCCGCCAAGAATGTTTACTCCGCTCTTCGCCGTCTTGGTCTTCACAATGTCGTTGAG GTGTCGAGTCCACATTCGGAGGCAGTGTTTGCGAACTCGTATCCACCGTCGTCGTGCACGTTCAGGGACGATGTGGCGCCGTTTATGAAGCCGTTGTTAGCGTTCTTTTGGCAAATTCAATCGCCCTTCTACATAAACGCTTACCCTTTTCTTGCTTATAAATCTGACCCGATCACAATTGACCTCAATTACGCCATTTTCGAGAAAAACAAAGGCATCTTGGACCCCAAAACCAAGCTTCATTACGATAACATGTTCGATGCCATGGTCGATGCTTCTTATGCTGCTCTCGAAAAAGCTGGTTACACAAAAGTCCCG GTGATTGTTTCGGAGACGGGATGGGCATCAAAAGGCGATGCTGACGAACCCGGAGCGTCATTAAAGAACGCCAGAACTTATAACCGGAATCTCAGGAAACGGCTCCTAAAGAGGAAAGGAACGCCGTATAGACCAGACATGATGGTGAGAGCTTACGTGTTTGCTCTCTTCAATGAGAACTCGAAACCAGGCCCCACTTCCGAGAGAAACTTTGGTCTTTTTAAACCCGACGGTACTATTTCCTACGACATTGGCTTCACCGGACTCAAGTCCTCCTCTTCTACGACACGGTGTCATGTATGGTCATCTCTTGCTTCGGCTTCTcttgttatgtttcttcttcttttccttcatcGTTAG
- the LOC104780697 gene encoding palmitoyl-monogalactosyldiacylglycerol delta-7 desaturase, chloroplastic, with amino-acid sequence MASLLTKPKPVFLCSSPRALNTSAPPSLNFTRISFTHHQKLAPFKLPSLVAAFSEKGLKRDVASGAAATEAAADGDYRRIMLSDVLVKKKEKVHWWEREWKAMDFGAVAVVLSMHLLSLLAPFQFNWRAVSVAFGLYIVTGLLGITLSFHRNLSHKAFKLPKWLEYLFAYCGAQALQGNPIDWVSTHRYHHQFCDSDRDPHSPLDGFWFSHMNWMFDTNTITQRCGEPNNVGDLEKQPFYQFLRNTYIFHPVALAVALYAMGGFPFIVWGMGVRIVWVYHITWLVNSACHVWGRQAWNTGDLSKNNWWVAALAFGEGWHNNHHAFEFSARHGLEWWQLDMTWYVVRFLQAIGLATDVKLPSEAQKKRMALTSD; translated from the exons ATGGCTTCTCTTCTAACGAAGCCTAAGCCCGTTTTCCTCTGTTCATCTCCACGAGCTCTAAACACATCAGCCCCACCGTCATTGAATTTCACAAGAATCTCATTCACCCACCACCAAAAGCTTGCTCCTTTCAAGCTCCCTAGTCTCGTTGCCGCATTCTCTGAAAAGGGTCTGAAGAGAGATGTCGCCTCGGGTGCTGCTGCAACGGAAGCGGCGGCGGATGGAGATTACAGGAGGATAATGCTATCAGAtgtgttggtgaagaagaaggagaaagtaCATTGGTGGGAGAGAGAGTGGAAAGCTATGGACTTTGGAGCTGTTGCTGTTGTTTTGTCTATGCATTTGCTTAGTCTCTTGGCTCCGTTTCAGTTCAATTGGAGAGCTGTTTCCGTTGCTTTTGGGCTTTATATCGTTACAGGTCTTCTGGGTATTACTTTGTCTTTCCATAGGAATCTTTCTCATAAAGCCTTCAAGCTTCCCAAGTGGCTTGAGTACTTGTTTGCTTATTGTGGAGCACAAGCTCTTCAG ggGAACCCAATTGATTGGGTGAGTACACATAGGTACCATCATCAGTTCTGTGATTCAGACAGAGATCCTCATAGCCCACTTGATGGATTCTGGTTCAGTCATATGAATTGGATGTTTGATACCAATACAATCACACAAAGG TGTGGAGAGCCTAACAATGTTGGGGATTTGGAGAAGCAGCCATTTTATCAATTCCTTCGAAACACCTACATTTTTCATCCGGTGGCTCTAGCGGTTGCTCTGTATGCAATGGGTGGCTTTCCATTCATTGTTTGGGGAATG GGTGTAAGAATAGTATGGGTATATCATATAACTTGGCTGGTAAACTCAGCTTGTCATGTATGGGGGAGACAAGCATGGAACACCGGTGATTTGTCTAAGAACAACTG GTGGGTAGCAGCTCTAGCTTTCGGGGAAGGATGGCACAACAATCACCATGCTTTTGAGTTCTCAGCACGACACGGCTTAGAATGGTGGCAACTTGATATGACTTGGTACGTCGTTAGGTTTCTCCAAGCCATCGGTTTAGCAACTGATGTCAAGCTCCCATCGGAAGCTCAGAAAAAAAGAATGGCATTGACCAGCGACTGA
- the LOC104780658 gene encoding protein LURP-one-related 12-like has product MELVEETNPKEGKKMGGRIVVDKAYLYEEDKPLTVCKTSLFYTGDGFAAYDCNGDITFRVDSYGPDTRDNDEIVLMDATGKCLLTVKRKRPTLHQRWEGFLGERSDGQKPIFSVRRSSIIGRCTMEIDVYDGTGEEYIIDGDFSQRSCLIYDTEKRTVAEIKRKVDASTNVMLGRDVFTLEIKPGFDGAFAMGLVVVLDQINGDDPVEIGDEQVHPFVED; this is encoded by the exons aTGGAATTAGTTGAAGAGACCAATCCAAAAGAAGGGAAAAAGATGGGAGGTAGAATTGTGGTGGACAAAGCTTATCTCTACGAAGAAGACAAACCACTCACCGTTTGCAAGACCTCTCTCTTCTACACCGGCGATGGTTTCGCCGCCTATGACTGCAACGGTGATATTACCTTCAGGGTTGATTCTTACGGACCCGACACTAGAGATAACGATGAGATTGTCCTCATGGATGCTACCGGAAAGTGTCTCCTCACCGTTAAACGAAAG AGACCAACTCTGCACCAGAGATGGGAAGGCTTCCTCGGAGAGAGATCGGACGGTCAGAAACCGATCTTCAGCGTGCGTAGATCGTCTATAATCGGACGGTGTACGATGGAAATAGATGTTTACGACGGAACGGGAGAAGAGTACATTATCGACGGTGACTTCTCGCAACGAAGCTGCCTCATATACGACACAGAGAAACGTACTGTGGCTGAGATCAAACGTAAAGTAGACGCGTCAACGAACGTGATGCTTGGTCGAGATGTGTTCACTCTAGAGATCAAACCTGGTTTCGATGGCGCTTTCGCTATGGGTTTGGTCGTCGTGCTTGACCAGATCAACGGTGATGATCCTGTTGAGATTGGTGATGAACAGGTACACCCATTTGTTGAGGATTAG
- the LOC104780676 gene encoding phosphatidylcholine:diacylglycerol cholinephosphotransferase 2-like, translated as MSDAVTKTVVPLRRKSNPLNGKHTNGVTIDDHSRQVGSINSQMENISTKADDGGGGEGEGEWTSKASFMTWTAHDAVYVTRHHWIPCLFAAGVMFFTVVEYTFQMTPASSQPFDLGFVATRSLHSILASSPNLNTVLAALNTILVGMQTTYIGWTWAVEGRPRATIAALFMFTCRGILGYSTQLPRPQEFLGSGVDYPVGNVSFFLFYSGHVAGSMIASLDMKRMQRFRLAMVFDILNVLQSIRLLGTRGHYTIDIAVGVGAGILFDSLAGKYDEMSKRHLSTTRLNLISKDTLVD; from the exons ATGTCAGACGCCGTAACCAAAACCGTCGTCCCTCTCCGTCGTAAATCGAACCCTCTTAACGGAAAACACACTAACGGCGTCACCATCGACGACCACAGTCGCCAAGTCGGATCAATAAATAGCCAAATGGAGAACATTTCTACGAAAGCCGacgacggcggaggaggagaaggagaaggagaatggACAAGCAAGGCGTCGTTTATGACGTGGACGGCGCATGACGCTGTTTACGTGACGAGACACCATTGGATACCGTGTTTGTTCGCGGCCGGAGTTATGTTCTTTACGGTTGTGGAGTACACGTTCCAGATGACTCCCGCGAGTTCGCAGCCGTTCGATCTAGGATTTGTGGCCACGCGCTCTCTGCATAGCATCTTGgcttcttcaccaaatcttaACACCGTTTTAGCCGCTCTTAACACG ATTTTGGTAGGGATGCAAACAACGTATATTGGATGGACATGGGCAGTGGAAGGACGACCACGAGCGACCATCGCGGCTTTATTCATGTTCACGTGTCGCGGCATTCTCGGCTACTCTACTCAGCTCCCTCGCCCTCAG GAGTTTTTAGGATCAGGAGTAGATTATCCGGTCGGAAACGTGTCGTTCTTTCTCTTCTACTCAGGTCACGTTGCTGGCTCGATGATTGCATCATTGGACATGAAGAGAATGCAGAGATTTAGGCTGGCGATGGTTTTTGACATCCTCAATGTATTACAATCGATCAGGCTGCTTGGTACGAGAGGGCACTACACGATTGATATTGCGGTTGGAGTTGGCGCTGGGATTCTCTTTGACTCATTGGCCGGGAAGTACGACGAGATGAGCAAGAGACACTTAAGCACTACTCGTTTAAATTTGATCTCGAAAGACACTCTAGTCGAttaa
- the LOC104780716 gene encoding probable lipid desaturase ADS3.2, chloroplastic, with protein MVSLSTTLRQLSHFPPFVKQYNPRNNNALFKLITHNSTNSFWSKRGGSVAHWKRTFVAVQCAQDNVESSWKIPLSEVVVVGKKREFWERSWTSWDVGKLVVVGGVHLLSLLAPFHFNWAAFRVFPWLVYINGVCITLSYHRNLSHRSFDLPKWLEYLFAYGGLLAFQGDPIEWVSNHRYHHKHCETKRDPHSPTQGFWFSHMTWIFDSGSILKKCGGHDNVDDLVRQPFYRFIQRTVLLHQMAYALLFYFWGGMPFLVWGIGVATVVRLHTTFLVNSVCHVWGTRAWNTSDFSKNNWWVAIITFGEGWHNNHHAFEFSARQGLEWWQLDGTWYIIRFLEAIGLATNVKLPTESQKKRMTLV; from the exons ATGGTGTCTCTCTCTACAACTCTCAGACAGCTTTCTCATTTTCCACCATTTGTTAAACAATATAACCCAAGAAATAACAATGCCTTGTTCAAACTTATAACACATAACTCAACAAACTCATTTTGGTCCAAACGAGGAGGGTCCGTGGCTCACTGGAAACGCACGTTCGTGGCAGTTCAATGTGCACAGGATAATGTCGAAAGCTCCTGGAAAATACCCTTGTCGGAGGTTGTGGTGGTGGGAAAGAAGAGGGAATTTTGGGAAAGGAGTTGGACTTCTTGGGACGTTGGCAAGTTAGTCGTAGTCGGTGGGGTTCATTTGCTGAGCCTCCTGGCTCCATTTCATTTCAATTGGGCAGCTTTTCGGGTTTTCCCTTGGCTCGTTTACATCAATGGAGTCTGCATCACCTTGTCTTATCATAGGAACCTTTCTCACCGAAGTTTCGATCTGCCGAAATGGCTTGAGTATCTATTTGCTTATGGTGGCCTTCTGGCTTTTCAG GGAGACCCAATAGAGTGGGTGAGCAACCATCGGTACCATCATAAGCACTGTGAGACAAAACGTGACCCACACAGCCCGACGCAAGGGTTTTGGTTTAGTCACATGACTTGGATATTTGATAGCGGTTCTATCCTCAAAAAG TGTGGTGGACATGATAATGTAGATGACCTTGTGAGGCAGCCCTTCTATAGGTTCATTCAGCGGACGGTCCTTTTGCATCAGATGGCTTATGCCCTTCTCTTCTATTTTTGGGGAGGCATGCCCTTCCTTGTCTGGGGAATT GGTGTTGCAACTGTGGTTCGACTCCACACGACTTTTCTGGTGAACTCAGTTTGCCATGTATGGGGAACACGAGCATGGAACACTTCTGACTTCTCCAAAAACAATTG GTGGGTGGCGATTATAACATTTGGCGAGGGATGGCATAACAATCATCATGCCTTTGAGTTCTCGGCCAGGCAAGGACTTGAGTGGTGGCAGCTCGACGGGACTTGGTATATCATTAGGTTTCTTGAAGCTATTGGTTTGGCCACCAACGTTAAGTTACCTACTGAATctcaaaagaagagaatgacCTTGGTCTGa
- the LOC104780685 gene encoding uncharacterized protein LOC104780685 produces MAAAANSAAIFASPSQPLSSKRNFLYSSTIGPIQRRFPKKKLDLQVRAVATTLAPLEEIKEYKLPSWAMFEMGTAPVYWKTMNGLPPTAGEKLKLFYNPAASKLTLNEDYGVAFNGGFNQPIMCGGEPRAMLKKDRGKADSPIYTMQICIPKHAVNLIFSFTNGVDWDGPYRLQFQVPKRWQNKPIEFFNEGLANELGQDGACERAIFPDSNVVATRCTMIANLTVEGGDRCNLDLVPGCMDTNSEHFNPYANVDDGSCPLELSDSDE; encoded by the exons ATGGCTGCTGCCGCTAACTCTGCCGCCATTTTCGCGTCTCCTTCGCAGCCTTTATCCTCTAAACGCAATTTTT TGTATAGTTCAACGATTGGTCCAATACAAAGGAGATTTCCAAAGAAGAAACTTGATCTGCAAGTAAGAGCTGTTGCCACGACTCTCGCCCCCCTCGAAGAGATCAAAGA ATATAAGCTTCCTTCATGGGCCATGTTCGAGATGGGTACTGCTCCTGTGTACTGGAAAACCATGAATGGTCTTCCTCCAACCGCG GGTGAAAAGTTGAAGCTATTCTATAATCCAGCTGCAAGCAAACTCACTCTTAACGAGGACTATGGGGTTGCTTTTAACG GAGGATTTAACCAACCAATCATGTGTGGTGGGGAGCCAAGAGCAATGCTAAAGAAAGATCGAGGCAAAGCCGATTCTCCAATCTACACTATGCAGATTTGCATTCCTAAGCATG CTGTGAATTTGATATTCTCGTTCACCAACGGTGTCGATTGGGACGGTCCATACAGACTTCAGTTTCAAGTCCCCAAGCGATGGCAAAACAAACCTATTGAGTTCTTCAATGAG GGTCTAGCCAACGAGTTGGGCCAAGATGGAGCCTGTGAGAGAGCGATATTTCCTGACTCGAACGTTGTTGCCACACGTTGCACAATGATCGCCAACTTGACGGTCGAAGGA GGAGATAGATGCAATCTGGATCTGGTTCCTGGGTGCATGGATACAAATTCTGAACATTTCAACCCATACGCTAATGTTGATGATGGCTCTTGTCCCCTCGAGTTATCCGATTCTGATGAATAG